Proteins encoded within one genomic window of Papio anubis isolate 15944 chromosome X, Panubis1.0, whole genome shotgun sequence:
- the RAI2 gene encoding retinoic acid-induced protein 2: MDNLQSQNLSMDMTDSPPALANNRLENGMAQLITTEAWNINSTDLVKKALVTVPAPSILNPPAESQSGMALKVAATVLQPLCLGESPVVMPIHMQVEGSSAPELNPNGNATYVMTTQGPVQLPVVLEQHVFQHLNSPLVLPQEAPCSSNTIHNNLFQGAEDSEAQPQLLDLRIPSQPQEPTLPFEAVLQNLFPSQGTLGPPPCQPPPGYAPVPPQPFSSPLSPLVPPATLLVPYPVIVPLPVPVPIPIPIPVPQSSESKFSSSFPKPPSSFGLHPFKGTQTPLEKDELKPFDILQPKEYFQLSRHTVIKMGSENEALDLSMKSVPWLKAGEVSPPIFQEDAALDLSVAAHRKSEPPPETLYDSGASVDSSGHTVMEKLPSGMEISFAPTTSHEAPAMIDSHISSSDAATEMLSQPNHASSEVKTENNIEMVGESQAAKVIVSVEDAVPTIFCGKIKGLSGVSTKNFSFKREDSVLQGYDINSQGEESMGNAEPLRKPIKNRSIKLKKVNSQEIHMLPIKKQRLATFFPRK; the protein is encoded by the coding sequence ATGGACAACCTGCAGTCCCAGAACCTCTCCATGGACATGACTGActcccctcctgccttggctAATAACAGACTGGAGAATGGCATGGCTCAACTGATCACCACTGAGGCCTGGAACATCAACTCCACTGACCTGGTAAAGAAGGCCCTGGTGACCGTGCCAGCCCCATCCATTCTGAACCCCCCTGCCGAGTCTCAGAGTGGTATGGCTCTGAAGGTGGCAGCCACTGTGTTGCAGCCCCTGTGCCTCGGGGAGAGCCCAGTGGTGATGCCCATTCACATGCAGGTGGAGGGAAGCTCCGCACCAGAGCTCAATCCCAATGGCAATGCCACCTACGTCATGACCACCCAGGGCCCCGTGCAACTGCCCGTGGTGCTGGAGCAGCACGTCTTTCAGCACCTCAACTCCCCTCTGGTCCTGCCACAGGAGGCCCCATGCTCCTCCAATACCATCCACAACAACCTCTTCCAGGGAGCGGAGGACTCGGaggcccagccccagctcctggaCCTGAGGATCCCCAGCCAACCGCAGGAGCCCACTTTGCCATTTGAAGCTGTGCTCCAGAATTTGTTTCCCTCTCAGGGCACTCTCGGGCCCCCACCTTGTCAGCCTCCTCCTGGCTATGCCCCTGTGCCCCCCCAGCCTTTTAGCTCCCCCTTGTCCCCCTTGGTCCCACCAGCCACCCTCTTGGTGCCGTATCCTGTGATCGTCCCCTTGCCTGTGCCAGTCCCTATTCCCATCCCCATCCCGGTGCCTCAGAGTTCTGAATCCAAGTTCAGCTCCAGTTTCCCCAAACCGCCATCTTCCTTTGGCCTGCACCCCTTTAAAGGCACCCAGACCCCTCTGGAAAAAGATGAACTGAAGCCCTTTGACATCCTCCAGCCTAAGGAGTACTTCCAGCTCAGCCGCCACACGGTCATTAAGATGGGAAGTGAGAATGAGGCCCTGGATCTCTCCATGAAGTCAGTGCCCTGGCTCAAGGCTGGCGAAGTCAGTCCCCCAATCTTCCAGGAAGATGCAGCCCTAGACCTGTCAGTGGCAGCCCACCGGAAATCCGAGCCTCCCCCTGAGACACTGTATGACAGTGGTGCATCAGTGGACAGCTCAGGTCACACAGTGATGGAGAAACTTCCCAGTGGCATGGAAATTTCTTTTGCCCCTACCACGTCCCATGAGGCCCCAGCCATGATAGATAGTCACATCAGCAGCAGTGATGCCGCCACCGAGATGCTCAGCCAGCCCAACCATGCCAGCAGCGAGGTCAAGACTGAAAATAACATTGAGATGGTGGGCGAGTCCCAGGCAGCCAAGGTCATTGTCTCAGTCGAAGATGCTGTGCCTACCATATTCTGTGGCAAGATCAAAGGCCTCTCAGGGGTGTCCACCAAAAACTTCTCCTTCAAAAGAGAAGACTCCGTGCTTCAGGGCTATGACATCAACAGCCAAGGGGAAGAGTCCATGGGAAATGCAGAGCCCCTTAGGAAACCCATCAAAAACCGGAGCATAAAGTTAAAGAAAGTGAACTCCCAGGAAATACACATGCTCCCAATCAAAAAACAACGGCTGGCCACCTTTTTTCCAAGAAAGTAA